The Hydractinia symbiolongicarpus strain clone_291-10 chromosome 2, HSymV2.1, whole genome shotgun sequence genomic sequence AAAAAAACTTGCTTCGggcgaaattttaattttttttaaaacgctggAAGTTGTCCAACAGCCCCATGGTTTTTGCAGCATATCCGGCAAGTCAACATCCTTGTACCTAGCGTACAAGGATGTGGACTCGCCAACTAGTGAAATGCTAACACAGTTCAGTTGAAAATAATATACTTTTATAACGTTATACAGTGGTATATATAGACAAGTTTCAACCTGACACATTGTTTATAATCCCCAGACCTCTTATAAATATATACcaagataaaattattttccagATATAAGATTGAAAATATGTAACACAAATTAAGTTTTATTCACACACCGTAAGAGAgaagataatttataaaaaatgtatgttattttttaatattcacATTTTATCCCTTTTTCATCTCTCTTCCTGACAAGAATTTTGATTTGctaattaaaacttttaaatcaaaaatatatgaCAAATAGGGATATCTCAAGATTAGAAGCACCACCCCACTGTATATACCCTAAAAGTCACtatatgctgtttttttttctgaattaaaaaaaacccgtCATTATAAGAGTTCTACGAAAAATACAAAAGTTGTTAACCAAAAATATGGGTTcactttaactttttgtttaccTTTATCATTTAGAAAAAGGAGAACCTAATAGCGTAAATTAAGAGAAACAGAATGGATCCTGATTATGAGCAGAGGTTGTTTAGGCAAGTAAATGGTCAAAGAACACCAACAAAGAACAGTCCAGCAGTAAGTTTAATATTAATGCTGtgcatttttttaaagcttCTTTAAAAAGTCCTAAATGTTTTTGTGTGCAAACATGGATCTATAACTCATTATATTGGTGGAAATGACTATTTTTGGCTATATTGAAATAGCCAAACAGTATCACTTAGCCAGTGCTTTGATTTTCACAGTAGTTAGGCTAGGTAAACAACTTTGAAAATACTCTAGCTGCATTTCCACAATGTCCATATAATGGAACAATCTATGACGCACTTATATTAACATACAAGTTTTACTACATGAgcaatattttcttcattggagggctttatttacattttattgAACTGTAAGAAAAATGTACAATTGTGGGCTGGTAGATAGTcatgttttaaacaaaataaaataaaatagcaaCTAAAGAACCCTTAACCAGGCGAAGgcaaacataaaattttttaaatcaacggCTCATCGAAGGCATATGATCCTGTATATCCTATGCATTTTCCTGATCAGGCTTTCATGctataaaaaaatttgctaaagaaatttccaaaaaaaaattcttgtgaCTTGCCTCTGCATTGCTGATGTCAAtagaatatataataaaatcaaTTATCTTAATGTCCAAACCACGGCTAAAATTGTTCACTATATAAATGTCtgttatctatctatctaccaaTATGAATGTTTGTTATATTGAATTGTCTGCTGCTGTAATACCACtcagcttaaaatgtaaaatttcttaTGCACATTTGAATATGCCACAATTATATTTTTAGTCTTCTCCATATGGAAAAGGGAGTCCAATATTATTATCTCCATCAAAAAGGAAGCCAGAAGGAGATAGGTTTGTAACTGTTTTAACATCTTACGCTATATGCTGTGTGTCCCTTGGTATCTcaagttatttattttatattactttGTAAAAGATTTGATTTGATAATAACTATAACCGAGAATTTATGTAATAATGGTAAAGACACTGAAAAATATAAGGAGAGATATAATTGTATTTCACTTTGTAGATTCATCCCAAGCCGTGCCATTGTGAATTTAAGTAGAGGGTTCTTATCAACTCCACCACAGGTATGAGATTGTTTATAAAACATGGTTTTCTATTCTTAGACCATTGCTAAAACGGTTACAAACATggaagttttgaaaaatgcatGTTTCAAAACATTTCAGGAAGTATTGCAGTCAAGGAGTTTTATTTCTAAAGTGTGTTCTGTGATGATATAAAAAACTGAGTCACTTTAGACACTATAACGAagtttatattttgtgttttacgTCATTGGAATTGGTTATGCAGGCAGCAACTAAATTCACCTAAATAACTTTAAGAGAAACGAGGACCCTCCTAAAATCTCCAAAATTTCCTAAAATTTAAACTAAAATATTgtttcctttaaaaacttaCTTAACTTATTTATTCTGATGTGCTTATTCTTATTTTCCattataacatttttcaaaaaaatgttaggaAAGGCTTAATTTATTATGTGTGTTTGTTCCCTCCTGAAATTTGGTCAAATTTtgtatataaaatgttttttttctgaaattttggaACTCagacatatttatttttcacatttttaatccATGGTCATGCCAATGAAAACCATTATATACTTTTCCTTCTTGTGTTTACTTATGAAGTGCATATACAAGCCAGGTAAGCAACTAATGCTTGTACTTCACAGAAGTTAGTGAGACTGTCTTTTTTAGAACTGGTAAAGAATTTaagattaataataataatataaatatttatatttcattgtcctaatacaaaaattttctacCGAAATGGCTCAGAAATGTGGCCCAACTAATTTTTAGTAACatggaaaaatgaaaaatatttccagTATGCGTTTTTTATAACTGGCAGTTTATAATCATATACCGTTAAAAATTCCATGGTCATGCCAATGAAAACCATTATATACTTTTCCTGCAAATAAGTGAAAAATTATGTGAAACtactgctttttgtttttaggaaaACTCAGAGCCAAGTCAGACTGCCAATACAAAGTATGTTTGTTATTATcacattcttttttaattctaCATAAACGTTTGCTTTGGTCAGCTTTTTATCATAAAGTTTGTTTGCACTTTAGGGAACAAACACCCAGCACAGAAAATAAAGGTAAGAGCTAAATATTTCACAATCCTACTAGCCAGACTTATTTTCTGGTcctctatttttttcttttccgaTTCAAGAAATTCTGTAATAAATGTCCCCctttaaacatttataaaagGGAAAGGTTAGGCAGCTTAAGccaagataaaaatacttgttaAATCATTTGGTATTGATTATTTTTAGAATCTTTACTATATACATCGTTGCTAAGAAACGAGCTTCTTCGTGATGACATTGAATCATTATCTGTAAGTTTGTCTTAGTTTTTATTTTCCATTAGGCCAAAAATACATTTATGCGTGATTCTCGCTACCCGACCGacccaattttcttttttgtcaaacctgtttttccaaaactttttccccatgtatttttttaaaaattgagtgTAATGCAAAATGTTGGGATAGATGTTTTCAAAGTGATTACTTACTCTTcgattgatcttgcaacctttGAAACACCAAAACCGCTTGAAACGTTCAAACGTTCCATAAAGTCAATGCAATGCATTTTTATCCATGTGAAAAAGATTGAAATTGTGTTTACCGTAGAATTAAAATTTGGGCACAAAttgatttgttttgatttccctcaaaaacaaacaaaaaaaacactcaTCCATGTAACGGTAACCACTGTTAGTGTATATTTTTTGgccttagtaatttttttcaccCTGCTGTATTGATATCTCATCTTGTTTTTTTCTGCAGTTTGTATATTACTGACTTAATTATGTAGGAAAATTGTGATGAACGGCATCCGCTGTCCACACCTAAACATGTTCGATCCTTGTTCAAGGTATACCTTTCACAATTCTGACCTGTCTGTCTGACTGTCTGTAAACAAAAAGAGATTTATTATATCTCACATGTTAATATATTTGACATATAATTATTTTCATGCTAAAACAATCATTAATGTCATAGTTATTGCATTAAACTTCAATTTCATGCCCCAAACTCAAAAAACAGCTAGGCAAATTGTCTTTCCCTGCATGTGTTACCTAGGCTCACTTGGGATCACAATAAGTTAATTTTAAGTGTGTTTTCTTGTCATCAAATTGTATTTTCACAGCACTGTTTAACTCCTAAATATGAATCAGATTTTTTATGGTTTATGCAAGTAGGCATTTGAAATTTTTGCCGTTtacacaatatttttatttagaatcGCACTCCAAAACGAAAATACTCTTCTGAATCGCTTGATGCAGTTAGTCCATACTCTGTTTCACCCATCGGCAGTAACAGGTATGTTTTCccgtgttttatatttttttggatGCAGGGAAGAGCAAACAAAAAATGTCATGCTGAACCAAAGCTGTAAAAAAACTGCTGACACaaacatatatattattttgttaaaataagaactagatattattttttaaaattaaaagatagACAGGTTCACCttcagtttttttaataagaatttgTCTTTGTTTTAGTCACAAGTTACTTCGCTCACCAAAgaaggtaaatatttttttattttatttattactttCACGAAACCCACTGCTTTGTGGGTGTGTAATGTGCTCTTAAACActaggtttaaaaaaatatgcaagaactttttttttagttattagTATAAGTACTATAATTTGCATTATTTCTAGGCTATTAGAAAGATATCGAAGGTTCCGTTTAAAGTTCTTGATGCTCCTGATTTACAGGTgggatattttttaatttatgtttcAGAGATGTAACGTAAAGCGTCTAGAAAGCCCTTTccatactttttttttgttttgttcaacAACTTaatgaattaataaataaatgcaaATATGATTTTAATATATAagctttgcttttatttttctgatttgtgCTTATTTTTGCATGCCCTGACTTTGGTGCAAGACTGTTCAGCTTTTCTAATTTACTGATGTACCTGGTAATTGCTGACTTAAATGCGTTAACAAAGCAGCTGACGTGATATGTTAAATTTGAATCAGTGTAGTTTTACACAAGATATTTTTATTGCTATGTAGCTAATTTCAAAcaaaaagaataagaaaaaaaaattgaaaactcttttttctttaataacttttatcattattattattgcatGTAAATATTGCTAGAAAAATAAGGTACCTGTATATAAAAATCTATGTGTTCTGTTTATAggatgatttttatttaaatcttgTTGATTGGTCATCACAAAATATTCTTAGTGTTGGTTTGGGCTCTTGTGTTTACTTATGGAGTGCATATACAAGCCAGGTAAGCAAGACTCATTCTTCACAGAAGTTAGTGAGactgtcttttttaaaactggTAAAGAAATTAagatttataataataataataataataataataataataataataataataataataataataataataataataataataataataataataataataataataataataatatttcatTGTCctaataaaacaaaagtttcCACCGAAATGACTCAGAAATACGACCCGACTAATTTTTAGTAATAtggaaaaatggaaaatatttccAGTATGCGTCTTTTATAACTGGCAGTTTATAATCATATACCATTAAAAATTATGCAGTCAGAGTTGATAGAGAATATTTTGCAGATCTGCTTTCAAAttaactaataataataatagtaatagtaataataataattaaacaTGGAACAGACAAACcgcaataatttctatgttacatATTCTTTTTTGCTCGAAAATGCCTTACTCACTAATTTTCAAATTCTGCTTTTCTGAATCTTTTTCCAACAAGATTGAGTTGCGTTTTGTACGCttttgtttcaatttctttattttaggtGACAAAACTATGTGACCTGTCGTCCGAAAACGATCCTGTGACGTCAGTAGCCTGGACAGAAAGggtaattttatatttctttttctttttcatttcttaTTGTTGTTAGTTTCAACCTTGTTTGTTTAttgttgtttacttttttgtgtGTCGTGTTTGTTAATTGTTGTTCGTTTTGGTCCTGAGTCaatgcatatatttttttaaatatacattGCAACAACAGAAAGAAGTGCTAAGCCAAAATGGCTTTGTTTTTAGGGAAACCATTTGGCTGTTGGTACGCATAAAGGGTTCGTTCAGATTTGGGACGTATCTGCAAACAAAAGAGTTTCAGTACTACAGGGGCACACAACCAGAGTTGGtaagttttcttgtttttttcaacACTCAAAAGTTATTgggaaattttaatatttagggATGCGTGGGTAATTCTTCCTCTTCTGCATTTGTATTCTTCGAGCTCTTGTCTTTTGTATGACAAAATTTTATATGATAAATGAAGTTGAATTTGTGCcagtttttctttctcttttggaTATTTCAGCTGGTGATATCTAGTATGATGTCTATGTTTTTTCTAGGTTCACTGGCGTGGAACAATGATCTACTTTGCTCTGGCAGTAGAGACCGGATCATTTTTATGAGAGATGTCAGGTATAATCttcaatgaaataaataaaaaaatttctttctttttgtttattacgtGAAAAATtgcaattgttgttgttgtttcagaTGTCCTACACAGTCTGAGAAACGTTTGGTTGGACATAAACAAGAGGTAAGATTTGTAGCTTGTTAACTTTTAAGAGAATGAATCTTGTCTTGATCTCTTTTGCTGTGCCAATTAATCAAGAGTCAATGTATACCAATATGCAGACCAACTTTGCACACTGTGCCACACTAATTGTCTACGTTACCAATATGTGGACCAgtgaaaaaattgagaaaattatATCCAACATTGTTTGTGTTGGTGCAGGATGATCATATGCCACATATATATATCCAACCTACCATGAAGAAATTCGAATACTTCGGATGCAACGTTTTTGATTGCACAGAAtgctttttcgatttttttttttttcattttctttaaatacGTACGTTGTTAAAGATCACTCCATGTTTCGTAGATGGTTGTTAACCAGCCTGACGAAGTAGAGCGTCAACTAGCTAAAAATAACACTCTAGGAAGTCAGTGATGATTTTATGATTGGCTGACAAAACAGTACTTGATCTTTTAATTGGATAATGGAAAAATATGAGCTACTGCTGTTTTCTTTATTCTTTCTGTCagcaaatcattttattattattatcattattattattattgtgccTACCAATGAAAATTCTCACAAATCATAATTATTATGTTAAATCTTTTCTTTAAGGTTTGTGGTTTAAAATGGTCACCAGACAAACAACTGCTTGCTTCTGGTGGAAACGACAATCGAGTAAGTATTtgataaaagaaatatttttttcttactcaGAAAAGTTAACAGTGTTGCTACATGTTGCCCATGTTGTTATCTTCTTCCATCATGTTTTATGTATGTTTTCTAGCTGCTTGTTTGGAATCTTTCGAACACGACACCTTATCAACAATATGCAGACCATACTGCAGCTGTGAAAGCTATTGCTTGGTCTCCTCATCAGGTTTGTGTTTCTTTCAATAATATCGAAAGTATGTCAGGGGAGGATATTGTAAAGATTGCATTTCCACCCACCCCTTGCTAAAAACTCCTACCCAtgtaaacacacacacacacacacacattttCAACTTTATATTATGTGACTTCATGGTTATTCTTCAGTTATTTCAATTGTTACATCTTTCTTCTTAAGTTTCGAGATTTTCACAGGATGCGCTAGAATGCGCGACTAGTCCGTTTTTAAATGTTGTTCATACGATTCGTATTTGCAAAAGCGTCGCTTCTGCTACCTGACGGCTGCAAAGTATTAACCAGTTAAAAGCTAAGTGCATATTTCGGcgaatagtaaaaaaatacGAATTCCCTGTTATCAAAATTGGATAAATACGTTTTGCcaatatattgtttttgtttcgttTCTAGCATGGATTGCTTGCATCAGGTGGGGGTACAGTGGATAAAACTATCCGCTTTTGGAATACTTTGACAGGACAGCCCATGCAGTGCGTGGACACAGGTTCTCAGGTGACATGGCTTTATATGGCTTTTTATTACTTCAATAATTTACTTCTTTCTCTTGCTTACGTTAGTGTGACCATGATTGATGTTGACTTTTTCAGGTTTGCAACTTAGCTTGGTCAAAACATTCCAATGAGTTGGTAAGTTtttttcattgatttatttatttctgattTTATCACCAGCCACGTTTGTCGTAATTTATTTCTCTCAACTAATTTAGGTGAGTACGCACGGTTACTCTCAGAATCAAGTTCTGGTGTGGAAATATCCGAGTTTAACACAAGTGGCAAAATTGACTGGTCACACTTACCGTGTTCTTTACTTGGTAAGTTGTTTCATTACAATCTTTGGGTGGAGCAAAACAACATCCCATATTCATATTGTTTTAAACAAATGTCGTTGGAGAGGGcgtttattgaatttttttgactGTTGGAGAGCGTGTTTATTGAATTTTTTGACTGTTGGAGAGAGCGTTTATTGAATTTTTTGACTGTTGGAGAGGGCgtgtattaaattttttcactgttggagagggcgtttattaaatttttttgacagttaaagagggcgtttattaaattttttgactgtTGAagagggcgtttattaaattttttgactgtTGGAGAGGGTTTCAGAATCAACTATTTGTGTTATGACTATTATGGCAGATTATAAAGTTAAAAGTGAGTCTTGCCTGTGTAATTGGTCATTATGAAATATGATGGGTGTGGATGTCCAAGTAATACCAGTGGTAATCTTACTGTTCTTAGTTGACCTAGTGTTTAAAAGTGGAATGTGTTTTTGAATTTAAATCACCCGCATGGAGGCGGGGAAAAAGAAGCTTCAATGCATGTGATCAATCGAAAAATTAGGATACGATATAACGTCTATGAAAGCAGACATTTAAAACAGAGTCTCCTTAAAACGACACCTTTTTTGGTCTTTCGTAAATAGTTTGGATAAATTTGACCTCTGTAAAGCTAacgttaacattttttttagatcaatgtttttacaaatacattttttaaaaaagaagttggACAATCTTTTActattttgttacatttttatTCATGGCTTCAGTTGTTGTGTATTTATGGGTTTTCCTTTCTTATCTCGTTACAGTCGATGTCACCCGACGGTGAATCAGTTGTTACAGGGGCTGGTGACGAAACGTTGCgattttggaatgtttttagCAAGACTAATACACAAAAGGTATGTTGACCAGATGTAGCAACCTCTGTTCCATTCCCTTTGTTCCTTAGCTTGCAAGCCCAGCCAAACAAATCATCTTACGATTTCAAATATAAGTATTTCCTTTGCGGCCATGTCACATTACAGCAACATACTACcagtaaaatattttgcaatataTTGTAAAATTTTGATGAATGCTGCCTATAATATATTGCGaaacttcttgttgttgtttaacaAAATATTGCGAACGTTTTGCGccatattttttatcaatatttttgtaGGTTGTTTTAACACTGTCAATACATTGTGGCGatattaatacaataataaccgattaccccgggcTGTACCGCAAATATCGCCCGAGGTCTAACTGCCGACTGAGCTTGCAAGGTCAGTGCAATGACTGAGGGCGATATTTTGCGGTGCAGtacggggtaatcggttattattgtatttgttaaccataccggcccgtcgtcaagagcgctaagccaatcagaatgcctaaaaacccgtATTGCTCGCTCGcaaaatccagacggttaaTAATTACAATGTTTATCAATTACCTGCAATATATTGCAGTATTTCGAAACAACGTTTAATTTTTAAGCATATTTGCATTAAGTCTTAATTTTCAGAAAATTcttaataaaagttttaaaaccctCAATAGTTCTTTCGAAACTTTTTATCGAACTTAGACTACGTAAAAGTTGTTTGGGCCTAATATTTATCTCCCTGACCAGTCCCGGTGAAAAAGCCAAGTAAGAAGGAGAACTAAGTGTATGATCTTACTAACGACAcctctttgttttaaaattgcATTGACATTTCCATTTTTACTGTGTACTATTGTTGGGTTTATGTAGTGCAAATGACTCCAATCAAAGCGATATCTTTCTAAGACAACAttcaaaaaaacttgaaaagccTTTGGTTAATTTCGTCCATGATTgtgtattcttataaaaaaagagtaTACAGTCTACTGTCGATAAGTGGAACCCTGGATAAGTGGAACTTTCGTTTAGTGGAACCAATTTCCCTGGTCCCTTGGATTTGCATTAACAAACCTCTCTTATTTTATTCGGATAAGTGGAACCCTCGATAACTGGATTCATTTTTTGGTCCTTTGAGCAATATTTATTCATATAAttgaaactttttcaaaagaatTATCTACCGTACGTTCGAATCATtttaatcaaaacatttttttccgaATGCGAACATTCGATTGCTATCAAGAGTaatgaaaacataaaaactatATCGGCAGTCATATTTCAAAAATGGCAGCTGTGTAGTCTTCGAAGCGAAAGCTTACCTGTTTAACTTTAGTCGAAAACTACAAGGCCTCCTGATATTTCAGATAAGAGAGAAGTTCAATAAGTGGAATCATTTTTTTCGGTTTCATAGAGGTTCCACTTTTCGAGAGTAGACTAttctgtttttaattatttttttttttaatttaatttttaatttttgttttctttttcaggaATCAAGATccgaattaaatttattttcacatatccgttgattttttattttcattattattattattttacagaTCAAATCTCTAACTTTATAGTACATATTTGTATATAGTAATTATTTAAATTGATAGTACATAACCGCATGTTCTGGAGATACTTGAAAACTTCACTACACTCTCGTCTACTTTATCGCGCCAAAAAAATGTCTGACGAAATATTCGTCACGTAGGGAAAATTTTGACACTCGTTCATTGTGAAATAGTCCCACTCTAACTATGAGCGTCTAAGAtcactttatattttttcagtGAATATTCTAATACATAATTCGTCGGCCAAAAGTTTCGTCGCATGTCCCACATTTTTGTTGTTGCCTGATCGTGATCTTTTCGGCTCTGAAATAATATATtctaagttattttaaaaatgcgcTCCCTCGTAGATATCATGTTTGAGATTAGGTActtcaatattattttttcgaGCACTGCGTGTGAGATCGTGTACTCTCCTGCACACAATTTTAGTGTGCACTTGTTTTGTATATAAAATTATCAATAGTGGAATTTTTGAATTCAAAGTATTGTATATATGCGAACTGCTGAGAGCATATCTCAAGAGCAGGGACTGAGAACTACTCTAGAAAGTGGTTGAATACTGCTCCTGCGATTGTGATCGTTACTTGTTTTAAACAAATCTGTCTACAAGAGAACAACCTGGTTCCCAGGATGCACTCGGTAATACCAGCAACAGAGTGTTCACACCCTCTGTGAGTGTTCAAGCCCTCTGTAACACTGTTTATTATctctaacaaaataaatttcaccTAGTCTTTCTCGATTACAAATAAAATCTAAAATAGAAGGTATTTTAGAAATCTAAGTTTTTTTTCATGATTGTCTAGTTTTGTGCGAACGATAGTTAACCCTCTCAGTCGGATAGGATTAAcgacctggggacgaggttgtatttTGTAGTTATATCACGTGTTATTAGTTAGAATTTTCCAATATCTTGTCGTCTATAATTGTGTTCGCCTGGATCAATtgtgtttcttcttcttttcgaAACTGAAATTTTTGAATAAGCAAGGCAAAACTTGAGTTTCCATGCCTCTAAttactttgttgttgtttttcttttttcattagtAAACTATCACAATTTTATTGAattaattttctctttttttttttgaattataaatacatgtctctttaaTATTATTTGTCTCCATTGTTCAGTTGTAACAAGAAAAATTTGCTATCACGTGACTTTCTCCAAACAGGTAGTTCGTTCTTCCATGAAACAGCAATTTTTTCTTCCAATTTCTAATGTATACGCACCTGAAATATCGCAGTgataattttagaattttgtcAGGAacagataaaaaatttttatttcaaactttgCGTGGAAATTAaaagtattattattttaaatgaaatacatgttctttttttaacacggttttttttttcttttttgattaacTCTTTCAGATAAATAATATGGAATGTGATCTTTAATCGTCTCGTCACCTGTCCTCTTTTGACGTTTATTCTACTTGACGTTACTCGATAAAAACACGATAAACACATCCCTTCACTAAAGTcatttttagatttaaattttatgataatttaaagaaagacCTTTGTGCGTTGCTTGCGATCACTTTGCCAGTATACCTTCGTTCACATCAGATTAGTATGTTTTGGTATCATATAAAAATATAGTGGAATTattaacaaatatatatttttgagtTTAGTTTTTTAATTGCGCTGCATGAAACCAATCCTATTGGGTCCTAAActatatatatagtaaagtatttctttatacaaagaaaattttttaaaaaaagtcgaGAAAATTACAATCAGTAGATGAAATCAAAGTGAGAATGAAGAAAGTTAATCTAAGGGGTTTGTTTATATAAGCCGGAATGATTTTGTGCCGCCTTTATATTAGAAA encodes the following:
- the LOC130630327 gene encoding fizzy-related protein homolog, yielding MDPDYEQRLFRQVNGQRTPTKNSPASSPYGKGSPILLSPSKRKPEGDRFIPSRAIVNLSRGFLSTPPQENSEPSQTANTKEQTPSTENKESLLYTSLLRNELLRDDIESLSENCDERHPLSTPKHVRSLFKNRTPKRKYSSESLDAVSPYSVSPIGSNSHKLLRSPKKAIRKISKVPFKVLDAPDLQDDFYLNLVDWSSQNILSVGLGSCVYLWSAYTSQVTKLCDLSSENDPVTSVAWTERGNHLAVGTHKGFVQIWDVSANKRVSVLQGHTTRVGSLAWNNDLLCSGSRDRIIFMRDVRCPTQSEKRLVGHKQEVCGLKWSPDKQLLASGGNDNRLLVWNLSNTTPYQQYADHTAAVKAIAWSPHQHGLLASGGGTVDKTIRFWNTLTGQPMQCVDTGSQVCNLAWSKHSNELVSTHGYSQNQVLVWKYPSLTQVAKLTGHTYRVLYLSMSPDGESVVTGAGDETLRFWNVFSKTNTQKESRSELNLFSHIR